The proteins below come from a single Anderseniella sp. Alg231-50 genomic window:
- a CDS encoding TRAP transporter large permease subunit, translating to MDPLSLGVILAVVTVLVLFSGVSVAVGLLIVSAGFLLIFDGARSLQLLPEIFFGKLDNFALLSIPMFIIMGASIASTRAGADLYEALDRWLTRVPGGLVISNLGACALFAAMSGSSPATCAAIGKMGIPEMRKRGYPDGVATGSIAAGGTLGILIPPSVTMIVYGIATETSIGRLFLAGVIPGLLLVGLFMLWSLYDTWRSGSADALSGRTFSWKERFEILPRVLPFIAIILGVLYAMYGGLATPSETAAIGALLCLMVAIIIYKLWSPKLLWNVLRDSTRESVMILFIIAAAGVFSYMLSSLFITQSIAEWIGTLDVNPWVLMFAINIFLLVAGFFLPPVAVILMAAPILLPIVISAGFDPYWFAVILTINMEIGLITPPVGLNLYVINGIAPEISLRTILVGSLPFVACMVIAILLLCLFPDLATWLPDKVMGKAV from the coding sequence ATGGATCCGCTTTCCCTGGGTGTCATTCTGGCCGTCGTCACGGTTCTCGTGTTGTTTTCCGGCGTGTCGGTGGCCGTTGGCCTGCTGATCGTCTCCGCCGGTTTCCTGCTGATCTTCGACGGTGCCCGCTCGCTGCAGCTGTTGCCGGAAATCTTTTTCGGCAAGCTTGACAATTTCGCCCTGCTATCGATCCCGATGTTCATCATCATGGGCGCCTCCATTGCCTCCACCCGCGCCGGCGCCGACCTATACGAGGCGCTTGACCGCTGGCTGACCCGCGTGCCCGGCGGCCTGGTCATCTCCAACCTCGGCGCCTGCGCCCTGTTTGCCGCCATGTCGGGCTCGTCGCCGGCCACCTGCGCGGCCATCGGCAAGATGGGCATCCCGGAAATGCGCAAGCGCGGCTATCCGGACGGTGTTGCCACCGGCTCCATCGCGGCCGGCGGCACGCTCGGCATCCTGATCCCGCCATCGGTCACCATGATCGTTTACGGCATCGCCACCGAGACCTCGATCGGGCGCCTGTTCCTGGCAGGGGTGATTCCGGGGCTGCTGCTGGTTGGTCTTTTCATGCTGTGGTCCCTGTATGACACATGGCGCTCGGGCTCGGCCGACGCCCTATCGGGCCGGACCTTCTCCTGGAAGGAGCGCTTTGAAATCCTGCCACGCGTGCTGCCGTTCATCGCCATCATCCTGGGCGTGCTGTATGCCATGTATGGCGGACTGGCGACACCGTCGGAAACAGCGGCCATCGGCGCCCTGCTCTGCCTGATGGTTGCCATCATCATCTACAAGCTGTGGAGCCCCAAACTGCTGTGGAACGTGCTTCGCGATTCAACCCGTGAAAGCGTGATGATCCTGTTCATCATTGCAGCTGCCGGGGTGTTCTCCTACATGCTGTCGTCACTGTTCATCACCCAGTCGATTGCCGAATGGATCGGCACGCTCGACGTAAATCCCTGGGTGCTGATGTTCGCCATCAATATTTTCCTGCTGGTGGCGGGCTTCTTCCTGCCCCCGGTCGCGGTGATCCTGATGGCGGCCCCGATCCTGCTGCCCATCGTGATCAGCGCCGGTTTTGACCCATACTGGTTTGCGGTCATCTTGACCATCAACATGGAAATCGGCCTGATCACCCCGCCGGTCGGGCTGAACCTGTACGTGATCAACGGTATCGCACCGGAAATTTCACTGCGCACCATCCTTGTCGGGTCATTGCCCTTTGTAGCCTGCATGGTGATCGCTATATTGCTGTTGTGCTTGTTTCCTGATCTTGCAACCTGGTTGCCGGACAAAGTCATGGGTAAAGCCGTATGA
- a CDS encoding malonyl-CoA decarboxylase domain-containing protein yields MSRITYFQDLLSSLFERRTSSSAKPDARDILALCNSLLADTGEVTGLQTGSALLAKYAQADQEHKLEFFQSLASDFDIDTEALADRTGEYASDRSARNLTSLLEVAEPRRQELLRRLNGVPGGTETLVRMREDLLEILNKDADLARVDVDFEHLFSSWFNRGFLVLRPIDWTTPAHILEKIIKYEAVHAIDSWDDLRRRLQPADRRCFAYFHPAMPNEPLIFVEVALTAAIAGSIQAVLAESRDPVLPEDAAAAIFYSISNCQKGLRGVSFGNFLIKQVATDLASSLPNIKTFITLSPIPGFMTWLKGQSEADPDGAAAALYTVASELTPENADEATPDEIAGLKSLAARYFLQEQRAKGGPVDPVARFHLGNGASLRTIHWLGDRSENGLRNSAGMMVNYHYDLKSVDANHEAYSKDGKVIASREVTSLLDARFDAPTPGKQANG; encoded by the coding sequence ATGAGCCGCATCACATATTTTCAGGACCTTTTGTCGAGCCTGTTTGAGCGCCGGACATCCAGTTCGGCCAAGCCAGATGCACGTGACATCCTGGCCCTGTGCAACTCGCTGCTGGCCGACACCGGCGAAGTGACCGGCCTGCAAACCGGGTCCGCCCTGCTGGCCAAATATGCGCAGGCTGATCAGGAACACAAGCTGGAGTTCTTTCAGAGCCTGGCCAGCGATTTTGACATCGACACCGAAGCACTCGCTGACCGCACCGGTGAGTATGCAAGTGATCGCAGTGCCAGGAATCTCACCAGCCTGCTCGAGGTCGCCGAACCGCGCCGGCAGGAACTGTTGCGCCGCCTGAACGGCGTACCCGGAGGCACCGAAACACTAGTCCGCATGCGTGAAGACCTGTTGGAGATCCTCAATAAGGACGCAGACCTGGCTCGCGTCGATGTTGACTTCGAACACCTGTTTTCGTCCTGGTTCAACCGGGGTTTCCTTGTTCTGCGCCCGATTGACTGGACAACACCGGCCCACATTCTTGAGAAAATCATCAAGTATGAAGCCGTTCATGCCATAGATAGCTGGGACGATCTGCGTCGCCGCCTGCAGCCGGCGGACAGGCGCTGTTTTGCCTACTTCCACCCGGCCATGCCCAATGAACCGCTGATCTTCGTGGAGGTCGCGCTGACGGCGGCCATCGCCGGTTCCATTCAGGCGGTGCTGGCGGAAAGCCGTGATCCAGTGCTGCCGGAAGATGCTGCCGCCGCCATTTTCTACTCGATCTCGAACTGCCAGAAAGGCCTGCGCGGTGTCTCGTTCGGCAACTTCCTGATCAAGCAGGTGGCAACCGACCTGGCCTCCAGCCTGCCCAACATCAAGACTTTCATCACCCTGTCGCCGATACCGGGCTTCATGACCTGGCTGAAGGGCCAGTCGGAAGCAGACCCTGACGGCGCCGCGGCGGCGCTGTACACCGTAGCCAGCGAACTGACACCGGAAAACGCTGACGAGGCAACGCCGGACGAGATTGCCGGGCTGAAATCACTGGCGGCGCGTTACTTCCTGCAGGAACAGCGGGCAAAGGGTGGGCCGGTCGACCCAGTCGCCCGCTTCCACCTGGGCAACGGCGCCAGTCTCAGGACAATCCACTGGCTGGGTGACCGGTCAGAGAACGGCTTGCGCAACTCCGCCGGTATGATGGTCAACTATCACTATGATCTGAAATCCGTCGATGCCAATCACGAAGCCTATTCAAAGGACGGCAAGGTAATCGCGTCGCGCGAAGTTACCTCTCTTCTTGACGCCAGATTCGACGCGCCAACTCCGGGGAAACAGGCCAATGGCTAA